The Calypte anna isolate BGI_N300 chromosome 23, bCalAnn1_v1.p, whole genome shotgun sequence genome has a segment encoding these proteins:
- the SMIM12 gene encoding small integral membrane protein 12 has translation MWSVLWAAVRSKAPYVTFPVAFVVGLVGYHLEWFLRGEPPATEEKSISEQREERRLQEIAGKDLTNVVSLKDKLEFAPRAVLNRNRPEKS, from the coding sequence ATGTGGTCCGTGCTCTGGGCTGCCGTGCGCTCCAAGGCCCCGTACGTCACCTTCCCGGTGGCCTTCGTGGTGGGGTTGGTGGGCTACCACCTGGAGTGGTTCCTCCGCGGGGAACCCCCGGCCACGGAGGAGAAGAGCATCTCGGAGCAGCGGGAGGAGCGGAGGCTGCAGGAGATCGCAGGCAAGGACCTGACCAACGTGGTGAGCCTGAAGGACAAGCTGGAATTCGCCCCTCGGGCCGTGCTGAACAGGAACCGCCCGGAAAAGAGTTAA
- the GJA4 gene encoding gap junction alpha-4 protein, producing the protein MGDWGFLEKLLDQVQEHSTVIGKIWLTVLFIFRILILGLAGESVWGDEQSDFVCNTKQPGCTNVCYDKAFPISHIRYWVLQFLFVSTPTLIYLGHVVYLSRREEKLKQRESELRAIHSKDPKIEQALAAVEKKMSKIYMTEDGRLKIRGALMWTYIVSVICKSIFEAGFLVGQWYLYGFSMVPHYVCKRDPCPHQVDCFISRPTEKSIFIVFMLVMGLISLILNLLELFHLCCKNLFSKIKVSKPSAPSRDDFANDTASGPYAPKHYPFLPMAESHTASYQAYNKLSSEQNWANFHNEENLALGNRPLSDPYAPRAAEAPTLEEKLCGRPESSASKKQYV; encoded by the coding sequence ATGGGTGACTGGGGATTCCTGGAGAAACTGCTGGACCAAGTCCAGGAGCACTCGACTGTGATTGGGAAGATCTGGCTCACCGTGCTCTTCATCTTCCGCATCCTCATCCTGGGCTTGGCCGGGGAGTCCGTCTGGGGGGACGAGCAGTCGGATTTCGTGTGTAACACCAAGCAGCCAGGCTGCACCAACGTCTGCTATGACAAAGCCTTCCCCATCTCCCACATCCGTTACTGGGTGCTCCAATTCCTCTTTGTCAGCACCCCAACCCTGATTTACCTTGGCCATGTTGTCTATCTCTCCCggagggaggagaagctgaagcaACGGGAGAGCGAGCTCCGGGCTATCCACAGCAAGGACCCAAAGATCGAGCAGGCTCTGGCAGCTGTGGAGAAGAAGATGTCCAAGATCTACATGACAGAGGACGGACGGCTCAAGATCCGAGGGGCACTGATGTGGACGTACATCGTCAGTGTGATCTGCAAGAGCATCTTTGAAGCTGGCTTCCTCGTTGGCCAGTGGTACCTCTATGGCTTCTCCATGGTGCCCCACTACGTGTGCAAGAGGGACCCGTGCCCCCATCAGGTGGACTGCTTCATCTCCCGCCCTACTGAGAAGAGCATCTTCATTGTCTTCATGCTGGTGATGGGCCTGATCTCCTTAATCCTGAACCTCCTGGAGCTTTTCCACCTCTGCTGCAAGAACCTGTTTAGCAAAATCAAGGTGTCAAAGCCGAGTGCCCCAAGCCGGGACGACTTTGCCAATGACACGGCCTCGGGTCCCTATGCACCCAAGCACTACCCCTTTCTGCCCATGGCTGAAAGCCACACAGCATCCTACCAGGCCTACAACAAGCTCTCCAGTGAGCAGAACTGGGCCAATTTCCACAACGAGGAGAACCTAGCACTGGGTAACAGACCCTTGTCCGACCCCTATGcccccagggctgctgaagCCCCAACCCTGGAGGAGAAGCTGTGCGGCCGTCCCGAGAGCTCAGCCTCCAAAAAGCAGTATGTCTAG
- the LOC103527661 gene encoding gap junction beta-5 protein yields the protein MNWAALEGLLNGVNKYSTAFGRIWLSIVFIFRLLVYVVAAERVWSDDHKDFDCNTRQPGCTNVCFDYFFPISHIRLWALQLILVTCPSLLVAMHVAYREVKEQKRRAAGGDGCRHGYLSPGKKRGGLWWTYLLSLIFKAGVDAVFLYIFYRFYRNYTLPRLVKCELPPCPNVVDCFISRPTEKTIFTLFMVVTTCICIVLSLMEATYLISKRCRECLLASSQDSALSHPEPTGTEGQVFHGTDYNPPVASIPLTASIPSTLPEEETLP from the coding sequence ATGAACTGGGCGGCGTTGGAAGGGCTTCTCAATGGGGTCAACAAGTACTCCACAGCCTTCGGCCGCATCTGGCTCTCCATCGTCTTCATCTTCCGCCTCCTGGTTTACGTGGTGGCTGCCGAGCGGGTCTGGAGCGACGACCACAAGGACTTTGACTGCAACACGCGGCAGCCGGGCTGCACCAACGTCTGCTTTGActatttcttccccatctcccacATCCGGCTCTGGGCCCTGCAGCTCATCCTGGTGACCTGTCCCTCCCTCCTGGTCGCCATGCACGTGGCCTACCGGGAGGTGAAGGAGCAGAAGCGCCGCGCTGCCGGTGGGGACGGCTGCCGCCACGGCTACCTCAGCCCCGGCAAGAAGAGAGGGGGGCTCTGGTGGACCTACTTGCTCAGCCTCATCTTCAAGGCTGGCGTGGATGCGGTCTTCCTCTACATCTTCTACCGCTTCTACAGGAACTACACCCTGCCCCGGCTGGTGAAGTGTGAGCTGCCCCCCTGCCCCAACGTGGTGGACTGCTTCATCTCCCGGCCCACCGAGAAGACCATCTTCACCCTCTTCATGGTGGTGACCACCTGCATCTGCATCGTGCTGAGCCTCATGGAGGCCACCTACCTGATCAGCAAGAGGTGCCGTGAGTGCCTCCTGGCCAGCAGCCAGGACTCTGCTCTCTCCCACCCCGAGCCCACGGGCACGGAGGGGCAGGTTTTTCATGGGACAGACTACAACCCCCCCGTGGCCTCCATCCCTCTCACagcctccatccccagcacGTTGCCTGAGGAGGAGACTCTTCCCTAG
- the DLGAP3 gene encoding disks large-associated protein 3 isoform X1 produces the protein MKGYHGERSQAHPSSGHRCRCIPEDCQPPADYSQHGPEGRPLYLLSPSEPCSLEHPYCPARSPGECPGGSLSEPPSASASSTFPRMHHAQQPYDSCDECMATAHPAGKINRLPPTLLDQFEKQLPLHHDGFHTLQYPRAGGAEPRSESPSRIRHLVHSVQKLFAKSHSLEAPSKRDYNGTKMDGRGDGYHHHHHHHHHHHHHQSRHGKRSKSKDRKVDSRHRSKMMGWWSSDDNLDSDSSYMVSGRHAADQAAQYCVDAPESAFRDLTLKSLKGGGEGKCLACAGMSMSLDGQTLKRSAWHTMTVSQAREAYPSASGTEKTLMLQEAKAKDRAYQYLQVPQDEWSGYPAVGKDGEIPCRRMRSGSYIKAMGDEDSADSEASTKILPRAATRRDSYRRSSSADQARTKFASRHYSDSYICNCPSCCTPPRMLPRGQSYGRSFTTGQINDELNHQFEAVCESVFGEVESQAVEALDLPGCFRMRSHSYLRAIQAGCSQDDDCLSLFSMSAPAGPPITSSILKPSTSFSYRKAPPPIPPGTKAKPLISVTAQSSTESTHETYLPGEVTRSPAWSKDAAARCNSAESLESSKVTAVALDLPPVQPRSAPKPSTLIIKAIPGREELRSLARQRKWRPSIGVQVEAISDSDTEGRSQREFHSIGVQVEEDKRRARFKRSNSVTAGVQADLELEGFSGLSVATEDKALQFGRPFQRHSSEPESGRQYAVYKTVHTQGQWAYREDYQLQYDTVEVPRRDAWMERGSRSLPDSGRASPCHRDGEWFIKLLQAEVEKMEGWCQQMEREAEDYDLPEEILEKIRSAVGSAQLLMSQKVQQFYRLCQQNMDPNAFPVPTFQDLAGFWDLLQLSIEDVSMKFAELQQLKANGWKIMEPKEEKKVPPPIPKKPPRSKVHPVKERSLDSVDRQRQEARKRLLAAKRAASFRQSSATESADSIEIYIPEAQTRL, from the exons ATGAAGGGCTACCATGGGGAGCGTAGCCAGGCACATCCCTCCTCCGGCCACCGCTGCCGCTGCATCCCAGAGGACTGCCAGCCTCCCGCCGACTACTCCCAGCACGGCCCCGAGGGCCGCCCCCTGTACCTCCTCAGCCCCAGCGAGCCCTGTTCCCTGGAGCATCCCTACTGCCCAGCGCGGAGCCCCGGCGAGTGCCCGGGGGGGTCTCTGAGCGAGCCGCCCTCCGCCAGCGCCAGCAGCACCTTCCCGAGGATGCACCACGCACAGCAGCCCTACGACTCCTGTGACGAATGCATGGCGACCGCCCACCCCGCCGGCAAGATCAACCGCCTGCCCCCCACGCTGCTGGACCAGTTCGAGAAGCAGCTGCCCCTACACCACGACGGCTTCCACACCCTGCAGTACCCGCGGGCCGGCGGCGCCGAGCCCCGCAGCGAGAGCCCCAGCCGCATCCGCCACCTCGTCCACTCTGTTCAGAAGCTCTTCGCCAAGTCCCACTCCCTGGAGGCGCCGTCCAAGAGAGACTACAACGGCACCAAGATGGACGGCCGCGGGGACggctaccaccaccaccatcatcaccaccaccaccaccaccaccaccagtcCCGCCACGGCAAGCGCAGCAAGAGCAAGGACCGTAAGGTGGACTCCCGTCACCGGTCCAAGATGATGGGCTGGTGGAGCTCCGATGACAACCTGGACAGCGACAGCAGCTACATGGTGTCCGGCAGGCACGCCGCCGACCAGGCCGCCCAGTACTGCGTGGACGCTCCCGAAAGTGCCTTCAGAGACTTGACCTTGAAGAGTCTAAAGGGCGGCGGGGAGGGAAAATGCCTGGCGTGTGCCGGCATGTCCATGTCTCTGGATGGCCAGACGCTCAAGAGGAGTGCCTGGCACACCATGACAGTCAGCCAGGCCCGTGAAGCCTACCCCAGTGCCAGCGGCACCGAGAAGACCTTGATGCTTCAGGAAGCAAAGGCCAAAGACCGAGCATATCAGTACCTGCAG GTGCCGCAGGACGAGTGGAGCGGGTACCCTGCAGTGGGCAAGGACGGGGAGATTCCCTGCCGGCGGATGCGCAGTGGCAGCTACATCAAGGCCATGGGTGACGAGGACAGCGCCGACTCGGAGGCCAGCACCAAAATATTGCCCAGGGCGGCCACGCGGCGAGACAGCTACCGCCGCTCCTCCAGCGCTGACCAGGCCAGGACCAA GTTTGCAAGTAGGCACTATTCTGATTCATATATCTGTAactgtcccagctgctgcacGCCACCGCGAATGCTCCCGCGGGGACAGAGCTACGGGCGCTCCTTCACCACCGGCCAG ATCAACGACGAGCTCAACCACCAGTTCGAGGCCGTCTGCGAATCGGTGTTTGGTGAGGTGGAGTCTCAGGCTGTGGAAGCTCTGGACCTGCCCGGCTGCTTCCGCATGCGGAGCCACAGCTACCTGCGGGCCATCCAGGCAGGCTGCTCCCAGGATGACGACTgcctctccctcttctccatgTCGGCCCCTGCTGGGCCACCCAtcaccagcagcatcctgaagCCCAGCACCT CCTTCAGTTACAGAAAAGCTCcacctcccatccctccaggaaCCAAAGCCAAACCCCTCATCTCCGTCACGGCGCAGAGCAGCACCGAGTCCACCCACGAGACCTACCTGCCCGGCGAGGTCACCCGCAGCCCCGCCTGGTCCAAAGACGCTGCGGCCCGGTGCAACTCTGCCGAGAGCCTGGAGAGCTCCAAGGTGACGGCCGTGGCCCTCGACCTGCCACCCGTCCAGCCCCGCTCTGCTCCCAAGCCCTCCACACTCATCATCAAGGCCATTCCCGGCCGGGAGGAGCTGCGGAGCTTGGCTCGGCAGCGGAAGTGGCGTCCCTCCATTGGCGTCCAG GTTGAGGCCATCTCTGACTCGGATACAGAGGGCCGGAGCCAGAGGGAGTTCCATTCTATCGGGGTGCAGGTGGAGGAGGACAAAAG GCGAGCGCGCTTCAAGCGCTCCAACAGCGTGACAGCGGGAGTGCAGGCGGACCTGGAGCTGGAGGGCTTCTCTGGGCTGTCCGTGGCCACCGAGGACAAAGCTCTGCAGTTTGGGCGCCCCTTCCAGCGTCACTCCTCAGAGCCCGAGTCCGGGCGGCAGTATGCGGTCTACAAGACGGTGCACACGCAGGGGCAGTGGGCGTACCGGGAGGATTACCAGCTGCAGTATGACACGGTGGAGGTGCCCCGGCGGGATGCCTGGATGGAGCGGGGATCCCGCAGCCTCCCCGACTCCGGCCGTGCCTCTCCCTGCCACCGCGACGGGGAATGGTTCATCAAACTGCTGCAGGCGGAGGTGGAGAAGATGGAGGGCTGGTGCCAGCAGATGGAGAGGGAGGCTGAGGACTATGACCTGCCAGAGGAGA TCCTGGAGAAGATCCGGAGTGCTGTGGGCAGTGCCCAGCTCCTCATGTCCCAGAAGGTGCAGCAATTTTACCGCCTCTGCCAGCAGAACATG GATCCCAATGCATTCCCAGTGCCCACCTTTCAAGACCTGGCTGGCTTTTGGGacctcctgcagctctccatTGAGGATGTCAGCATGAAGTTTGCAGAGCTTCAGCAGCTCAAGGCCAATGGATGGAAGATCATGGAGCCCAAG gaggagaagaaggtTCCTCCCCCGATACCAAAGAAGCCGCCGCGCTCCAAGGTGCACCCGGTGAAGGAGCGATCCCTGGACTCGGTGGACCGGCAGCGGCAGGAGGCTCGCAAGCGCCTCCTGGCAGCCAAGCGAGCGGCATCCTTCCGCCAGAGCTCGGCCACCGAGAGCGCGGACAGCATCGAGATCTACATCCCCGAGGCGCAGACCCGGCTGTGA
- the DLGAP3 gene encoding disks large-associated protein 3 isoform X2: protein MKGYHGERSQAHPSSGHRCRCIPEDCQPPADYSQHGPEGRPLYLLSPSEPCSLEHPYCPARSPGECPGGSLSEPPSASASSTFPRMHHAQQPYDSCDECMATAHPAGKINRLPPTLLDQFEKQLPLHHDGFHTLQYPRAGGAEPRSESPSRIRHLVHSVQKLFAKSHSLEAPSKRDYNGTKMDGRGDGYHHHHHHHHHHHHHQSRHGKRSKSKDRKVDSRHRSKMMGWWSSDDNLDSDSSYMVSGRHAADQAAQYCVDAPESAFRDLTLKSLKGGGEGKCLACAGMSMSLDGQTLKRSAWHTMTVSQAREAYPSASGTEKTLMLQEAKAKDRAYQYLQVPQDEWSGYPAVGKDGEIPCRRMRSGSYIKAMGDEDSADSEASTKILPRAATRRDSYRRSSSADQARTNCCTPPRMLPRGQSYGRSFTTGQINDELNHQFEAVCESVFGEVESQAVEALDLPGCFRMRSHSYLRAIQAGCSQDDDCLSLFSMSAPAGPPITSSILKPSTSFSYRKAPPPIPPGTKAKPLISVTAQSSTESTHETYLPGEVTRSPAWSKDAAARCNSAESLESSKVTAVALDLPPVQPRSAPKPSTLIIKAIPGREELRSLARQRKWRPSIGVQVEAISDSDTEGRSQREFHSIGVQVEEDKRRARFKRSNSVTAGVQADLELEGFSGLSVATEDKALQFGRPFQRHSSEPESGRQYAVYKTVHTQGQWAYREDYQLQYDTVEVPRRDAWMERGSRSLPDSGRASPCHRDGEWFIKLLQAEVEKMEGWCQQMEREAEDYDLPEEILEKIRSAVGSAQLLMSQKVQQFYRLCQQNMDPNAFPVPTFQDLAGFWDLLQLSIEDVSMKFAELQQLKANGWKIMEPKEEKKVPPPIPKKPPRSKVHPVKERSLDSVDRQRQEARKRLLAAKRAASFRQSSATESADSIEIYIPEAQTRL, encoded by the exons ATGAAGGGCTACCATGGGGAGCGTAGCCAGGCACATCCCTCCTCCGGCCACCGCTGCCGCTGCATCCCAGAGGACTGCCAGCCTCCCGCCGACTACTCCCAGCACGGCCCCGAGGGCCGCCCCCTGTACCTCCTCAGCCCCAGCGAGCCCTGTTCCCTGGAGCATCCCTACTGCCCAGCGCGGAGCCCCGGCGAGTGCCCGGGGGGGTCTCTGAGCGAGCCGCCCTCCGCCAGCGCCAGCAGCACCTTCCCGAGGATGCACCACGCACAGCAGCCCTACGACTCCTGTGACGAATGCATGGCGACCGCCCACCCCGCCGGCAAGATCAACCGCCTGCCCCCCACGCTGCTGGACCAGTTCGAGAAGCAGCTGCCCCTACACCACGACGGCTTCCACACCCTGCAGTACCCGCGGGCCGGCGGCGCCGAGCCCCGCAGCGAGAGCCCCAGCCGCATCCGCCACCTCGTCCACTCTGTTCAGAAGCTCTTCGCCAAGTCCCACTCCCTGGAGGCGCCGTCCAAGAGAGACTACAACGGCACCAAGATGGACGGCCGCGGGGACggctaccaccaccaccatcatcaccaccaccaccaccaccaccaccagtcCCGCCACGGCAAGCGCAGCAAGAGCAAGGACCGTAAGGTGGACTCCCGTCACCGGTCCAAGATGATGGGCTGGTGGAGCTCCGATGACAACCTGGACAGCGACAGCAGCTACATGGTGTCCGGCAGGCACGCCGCCGACCAGGCCGCCCAGTACTGCGTGGACGCTCCCGAAAGTGCCTTCAGAGACTTGACCTTGAAGAGTCTAAAGGGCGGCGGGGAGGGAAAATGCCTGGCGTGTGCCGGCATGTCCATGTCTCTGGATGGCCAGACGCTCAAGAGGAGTGCCTGGCACACCATGACAGTCAGCCAGGCCCGTGAAGCCTACCCCAGTGCCAGCGGCACCGAGAAGACCTTGATGCTTCAGGAAGCAAAGGCCAAAGACCGAGCATATCAGTACCTGCAG GTGCCGCAGGACGAGTGGAGCGGGTACCCTGCAGTGGGCAAGGACGGGGAGATTCCCTGCCGGCGGATGCGCAGTGGCAGCTACATCAAGGCCATGGGTGACGAGGACAGCGCCGACTCGGAGGCCAGCACCAAAATATTGCCCAGGGCGGCCACGCGGCGAGACAGCTACCGCCGCTCCTCCAGCGCTGACCAGGCCAGGACCAA ctgctgcacGCCACCGCGAATGCTCCCGCGGGGACAGAGCTACGGGCGCTCCTTCACCACCGGCCAG ATCAACGACGAGCTCAACCACCAGTTCGAGGCCGTCTGCGAATCGGTGTTTGGTGAGGTGGAGTCTCAGGCTGTGGAAGCTCTGGACCTGCCCGGCTGCTTCCGCATGCGGAGCCACAGCTACCTGCGGGCCATCCAGGCAGGCTGCTCCCAGGATGACGACTgcctctccctcttctccatgTCGGCCCCTGCTGGGCCACCCAtcaccagcagcatcctgaagCCCAGCACCT CCTTCAGTTACAGAAAAGCTCcacctcccatccctccaggaaCCAAAGCCAAACCCCTCATCTCCGTCACGGCGCAGAGCAGCACCGAGTCCACCCACGAGACCTACCTGCCCGGCGAGGTCACCCGCAGCCCCGCCTGGTCCAAAGACGCTGCGGCCCGGTGCAACTCTGCCGAGAGCCTGGAGAGCTCCAAGGTGACGGCCGTGGCCCTCGACCTGCCACCCGTCCAGCCCCGCTCTGCTCCCAAGCCCTCCACACTCATCATCAAGGCCATTCCCGGCCGGGAGGAGCTGCGGAGCTTGGCTCGGCAGCGGAAGTGGCGTCCCTCCATTGGCGTCCAG GTTGAGGCCATCTCTGACTCGGATACAGAGGGCCGGAGCCAGAGGGAGTTCCATTCTATCGGGGTGCAGGTGGAGGAGGACAAAAG GCGAGCGCGCTTCAAGCGCTCCAACAGCGTGACAGCGGGAGTGCAGGCGGACCTGGAGCTGGAGGGCTTCTCTGGGCTGTCCGTGGCCACCGAGGACAAAGCTCTGCAGTTTGGGCGCCCCTTCCAGCGTCACTCCTCAGAGCCCGAGTCCGGGCGGCAGTATGCGGTCTACAAGACGGTGCACACGCAGGGGCAGTGGGCGTACCGGGAGGATTACCAGCTGCAGTATGACACGGTGGAGGTGCCCCGGCGGGATGCCTGGATGGAGCGGGGATCCCGCAGCCTCCCCGACTCCGGCCGTGCCTCTCCCTGCCACCGCGACGGGGAATGGTTCATCAAACTGCTGCAGGCGGAGGTGGAGAAGATGGAGGGCTGGTGCCAGCAGATGGAGAGGGAGGCTGAGGACTATGACCTGCCAGAGGAGA TCCTGGAGAAGATCCGGAGTGCTGTGGGCAGTGCCCAGCTCCTCATGTCCCAGAAGGTGCAGCAATTTTACCGCCTCTGCCAGCAGAACATG GATCCCAATGCATTCCCAGTGCCCACCTTTCAAGACCTGGCTGGCTTTTGGGacctcctgcagctctccatTGAGGATGTCAGCATGAAGTTTGCAGAGCTTCAGCAGCTCAAGGCCAATGGATGGAAGATCATGGAGCCCAAG gaggagaagaaggtTCCTCCCCCGATACCAAAGAAGCCGCCGCGCTCCAAGGTGCACCCGGTGAAGGAGCGATCCCTGGACTCGGTGGACCGGCAGCGGCAGGAGGCTCGCAAGCGCCTCCTGGCAGCCAAGCGAGCGGCATCCTTCCGCCAGAGCTCGGCCACCGAGAGCGCGGACAGCATCGAGATCTACATCCCCGAGGCGCAGACCCGGCTGTGA
- the GJB3 gene encoding gap junction beta-3 protein isoform X1 — MDWRTLHSLLSGVNKYSTAFGRIWLSVVFVFRVLVYVVAAERVWGDEQKDFDCNTRQPGCTNVCYDHFFPISHIRLWALQLIFVTCPSLLVIMHVAYREDREKKNREKNGENCPKLYSNTGKKHGGLWWTYLLSLFFKLIVEIMFLYLLHKMWDSFDLPRLVKCVNVEPCPNTVDCYIARPTEKRVFTYFMVGASSICIVLTVCEIFYLIFKRLVQSTRRWRKSTKRSLSYSKTSTCTCHLKTEEKDNKSQTRCVTPLQASAPNLTAV; from the coding sequence ATGGATTGGAGGACGCTGCACTCCCTGCTCAGTGGGGTCAATAAATACTCCACAGCCTTTGGCCGCATCTGGCTCTCTGTGGTCTTTGTCTTCCGTGTGTTGGTCTACGTGGTGGCAGCCGAGCGCGTGTGGGGAGATGAGCAGAAGGATTTCGACTGCAACACGAGGCAGCCGGGCTGCACCAACGTCTGCTACGACCacttcttccccatctcccacATCCGCCTCTGGGCCCTGCAGCTCATCTTTGTCACTTGCCCTTCCCTCCTGGTCATCATGCACGTGGCCTACCGGGAAGACCGGGAGAAGAAGAACCGGGAGAAAAACGGGGAGAATTGTCCCAAGCTCTACAGCAATACGGGCAAGAAGCACGGTGGGCTTTGGTGGACCTACCTGCTCAGCCTCTTCTTCAAGCTTATCGTAGAGATCATGTTCCTCTACCTCCTCCACAAGATGTGGGACAGCTTTGACTTGCCACGGCTGGTCAAGTGTGTCAATGTGGAGCCCTGCCCCAACACTGTAGACTGCTACATCGCTCGGCCAACTGAGAAAAGAGTCTTCACCTACTTCATGGTTGGAGCCTCCTCCATCTGCATCGTCCTCACTGTCTGTGAAATCTTCTACCTCATCTTCAAGCGGCTTGTGCAGAGCACACGGAGGTGGAGGAAGTCCACGAAGCGCTCCCTCAGCTACAGCAAGACATCCACCTGCACATGCCACCTCAAGACAGAGGAGAAGGACAACAAGTCCCAGACGAGGTGTGTGACACCCCTGCAGGCCTCAGCTCCCAACCTGACTGCTGTCTGA
- the GJB3 gene encoding gap junction beta-3 protein isoform X2 has protein sequence MDWRTLHSLLSGVNKYSTAFGRIWLSVVFVFRVLVYVVAAERVWGDEQKDFDCNTRQPGCTNVCYDHFFPISHIRLWALQLIFVTCPSLLVIMHVAYREDREKKNREKNGENCPKLYSNTGKKHGGLWWTYLLSLFFKLIVEIMFLYLLHKMWDSFDLPRLVKCVNVEPCPNTVDCYIARPTEKRVFTYFMVGASSICIVLTVCEIFYLIFKRLVQSTRRWRKSTKRSLSYSKTSTCTCHLKTEEKDNKSQTRGEEL, from the exons ATGGATTGGAGGACGCTGCACTCCCTGCTCAGTGGGGTCAATAAATACTCCACAGCCTTTGGCCGCATCTGGCTCTCTGTGGTCTTTGTCTTCCGTGTGTTGGTCTACGTGGTGGCAGCCGAGCGCGTGTGGGGAGATGAGCAGAAGGATTTCGACTGCAACACGAGGCAGCCGGGCTGCACCAACGTCTGCTACGACCacttcttccccatctcccacATCCGCCTCTGGGCCCTGCAGCTCATCTTTGTCACTTGCCCTTCCCTCCTGGTCATCATGCACGTGGCCTACCGGGAAGACCGGGAGAAGAAGAACCGGGAGAAAAACGGGGAGAATTGTCCCAAGCTCTACAGCAATACGGGCAAGAAGCACGGTGGGCTTTGGTGGACCTACCTGCTCAGCCTCTTCTTCAAGCTTATCGTAGAGATCATGTTCCTCTACCTCCTCCACAAGATGTGGGACAGCTTTGACTTGCCACGGCTGGTCAAGTGTGTCAATGTGGAGCCCTGCCCCAACACTGTAGACTGCTACATCGCTCGGCCAACTGAGAAAAGAGTCTTCACCTACTTCATGGTTGGAGCCTCCTCCATCTGCATCGTCCTCACTGTCTGTGAAATCTTCTACCTCATCTTCAAGCGGCTTGTGCAGAGCACACGGAGGTGGAGGAAGTCCACGAAGCGCTCCCTCAGCTACAGCAAGACATCCACCTGCACATGCCACCTCAAGACAGAGGAGAAGGACAACAAGTCCCAGACGAG AGGTGAGGAGCTGTGA